Proteins found in one Acanthopagrus latus isolate v.2019 chromosome 3, fAcaLat1.1, whole genome shotgun sequence genomic segment:
- the txnl4a gene encoding thioredoxin-like protein 4A, producing the protein MSYMLPHLHNGWQVDQAILSEEDRVLVIRFGHDWDPTCMKMDEVLYSIAEKVKNFAVIYLVDITEVPDFNKMYELYDPCTVMFFFRNKHIMIDLGTGNNNKINWTMEDKQEMIDIVETVYRGARKGRGLVVSPKDYSTKYRY; encoded by the exons ATGTCGTACATGCTACCGCATCTCCATAATGGCTGGCAGGTCGACCAAGCCATCCTGTCTGAGGAGGACCGAGTCCTCGTGATCCGCTTCGGTCACGACTGGGACCCAACATGCATGAAAATGGACGAAGTTCTCTACAGCATCGCTGAGaag GTAAAGAATTTTGCTGTCATTTACCTGGTGGACATCACCGAAGTGCCAGATTTCAACAAGATGTATGAGTTGTATGATCCCTGCACTGTCATGTTCTTCTTCAG gAACAAACACATCATGATTGATCTGGGTACCGGTAACAACAACAAGATCAACTGGACAATGGAGGACAAGCAGGAGATGATAGACATTGTTGAAACTGTGTACCGAGGAGCCAGAAAAGGAAGAGGTCTGGTGGTGTCTCCAAAGGATTATTCcacaaaatacagatattga